One window from the genome of Musa acuminata AAA Group cultivar baxijiao chromosome BXJ1-4, Cavendish_Baxijiao_AAA, whole genome shotgun sequence encodes:
- the LOC135643136 gene encoding E3 ubiquitin-protein ligase UPL1-like isoform X3 codes for MKFKKRRVLEVPSHITFFINNVISAAFENIEELLKDFRWEFDKGDFHHWIDLFNHFDSFFEKHIKPRKDLQFEDNFLNADPLFPRDAVLQILRVMRVILDNCTNKHFYSSFEQHLSLLLASTDADIVEASLQTLAAFLKKTVGKCYIRDASLRLKLFALSQGWGGKEDGLGLVACSLPNGCDSVAYDIGSTLHFEFYSVGESSKNSHTTEYVNQGWQVIHLPGISNDNEDVLQIMQKLVRSYNIPSNLCFSLSTRLRFAKAFGSLTARRQFIRIRLYAFNLLVQASNNADDLATFFNNAPEFIGEMLSLLGYEDEIPEDIRILGIQSLVALHQDRSYQPMVLSSVSAGGHRGTLPSLMQKAVDSVTSGSMTFSIVFAEALLSLISILVSSTPGSLALQEGGFIPSILPLLKDTNAQHLHLVSTAVRVIEGFLDYHNPSLALFRDLGGLDNAIARLKVEVTHVERGANDTGEKLLQDSKGKQIISSLSELERQSFSSESMVTHDRRSLIKALLRTISLATYVPGSSTRVDGSEESLLPTCLSIIFRRAKEFGGGVFSLAANVMSDIIHKDPTCFSVLAAADVPGAFLDAIDSGVPCSSEAISCIPQCLDALCLNNTGLQLVKNCNALRCLIKIFTSASYLRALNDQSLEVLSNGLDELMRHSSLLRASGVDVLIEILNTILRYGSCSESYSTESECSSVRLPVEINLERDSISLGKGEMSVTGNSEQLNETSFDGTSLISGSFLPEYIGNASRLLEAVLQNANTINIFIERRGIEALLKLFTVQVVPTSDSVSQSISNAFKKFSSQNSATLTRAICSFIKEHLKFTNELLSSVSGTKVVEIEHLKQTEVLKCLSSLMGLLSLSTNLLKGSSTMNSELGSADADILKELAKAYKEVIWQISLCSDSSDGQRAANQEIGNVDASASASDITGRDGDDDGNTVPVVQYMNTVSIRNSFASRWRTERDLSSIPHSSGTLHRHARHSLSRARGGRIYRQLDPSQTDSEGSASTLENYHIQDVKSKSADFVVPELLRKLGLAIRSFLVTIVKGLSARRGDSSSLSLFSKNLVTAVAKLFLDALSYPGHSTSGLELTLSVKCRYLGKVVEDIVAIIVDKRRTCSTALVNSFYVNGTFKELLTTFEATSQLLWTLPFSILAATTDQGSFSVEKVSHRSWLLDTLQTYCCLLAYHVNSSLLLSSASSSDIQLLVQPVAAGLSIGLFPVPRDPELFVRMLQSQVLDVILPIWNHPMFPNCSPSFITSVNSILTYIYLGVGHVKHGRNDIIGSTGRRFTSPSLDESAISTIVEMGFSRARAEEALRSVGANSVEMAMDWLFSHPEEIVQEDVQLAQALALSLGNTFESSKEDNNEMTINAYLENKQEAPPVDDVLALSVKLLHCSDVMVFSLTDLFLALCRRNNSEDRPRVVLFLVQQLKFCPSDFSDDTGALCPISHILSLLLHEDSSTRESAAENGLILVVLDILSKFKSRNESRYGTAATKAVSSLLLVVDNMAQSRPKFISGAADGAGKSLSDLSGAGMSFANSTAITDKESAVDDCEKESSDIFEKILGKSTGFLTLEESQRALSIACEFIKQHVPAMVMQAVLQLSARLTKTHALASQFLESGGLAALFGLPKSCVFPGFDSLVSVIVRHLIEDAQTLQTAMELEMKQTLVGTHSRHAGRLSPKLFLTSMAPLISRDPAVFMRAAAAICHIESSGGRINIVLRKEKEKDKDKLRTAGNEGGFPSTESIRLPENRLHDTPSKCSRSHKRVPGNLSQVIDQLLEIILSLPSLKKEEEGTSSSVPMEIDEHVVKVKGKSKIGEIIMMDKDNLSERSAWLSKVTFVLKLLTDILLMYTHAVGVLLRRDVEIFQMQGCGQLGVSGHSAILHHILHHLLPLSSERSSETSDELNDKLSEKASWFLVVLCGKSTEGRRRVISEILRALLSFLDEGPNTSKSLLIPDKQLLTFVELINSILSRNSSSSNLPGPGCSPDIAKAMIDGGMARSLSCILQVIDLDHPNAPKVVNLIVKALENLTRAANADQVVKLDGLAKKRSTLPRGRTGDHPNAGTENANNDQNENYEATAASQRADQLHPESSHDEMNHDVNQDSRMDQNTRVNVEENQTINPHDGLEFMHEEMEEVGGTPNTNEIGLTFQDDHQNIDDMSYEDEDVGEDIEDDEEDDDQDDEEDVAEDGAALSLADTDMEDHDDNDNGIGDEYNDHMIDGEDGHFPDNPVIEVRWRESLTGLDHLRVLRGPVTASAFIDIAEDPFQGLDSADLYHLHRPFGLDHSRQGSNRTSELSRLDATAFRHPLLMRPSHSVELSTSLWSTNGSSSRDLNSSFAGLGSSPLNIFDATVPSEHAAGAAIFGDRLDGAAHPHLIDFSRGMDFSHITSRRGPGDNRWTDDGQPQAGGHASAIAQAVEDQFLAHLRAAISVDNPQAMGKSECANQVNRQPQLLDVNVQALETTNLDTLSTENQQQDSGIISDHQLVNLPLEGYSCPPDSSHEIVVQQVAIAEDSRETTEIRQSIPYNLNITNNNNSETITSMVAVFEVDLSTTALPVMHPVQNATEILDDSHDPEFHNECEPVHSSLGSPSGGQGLISSGSGIQELSDAYAGSAPGSADVHINGLNAVQNQYDDALPSNGGVSVCRNIEVPEQATQANRINSSNEASSTNAIDPTFLEALPVDLRAEVLASQQASQPTQATLAATYAPPPTEEIDPEFLAALPPDIQAEVLAQQQVQRNAQFQQAEGQPVEMDNASIIATFPPELREEVLLTSPEAVLSRLPPALIAEAQMLRDRRNNSRYHYRSTLFGGSHRLDGRRLAANRQTVMDRGVGVTIGRRVLSPNPNTSKVKEVEGTPLLDADAMKALIRLLRLAQPISKGLLQRLLLNLCAHTVTRNILVSHLVDMIRLEADGPGQSIASTSQRLYGCRWDVVYGRPHHSNGLPPFVTRRLLEILTYLAKNNLSVASVLFYFDPSSAVESTLVEYSENKREKGKEKTVVTNTLLDTMETSAKGFSPLILLLKLLDRPLFLRSNVHLEQVMCLLQVVVNNAVSEIDCEPHFGQAPGCSEREAAALTSSDSKHDNLTSEQNLGLEMNPKPSAEASSLSLKSSVNRHDIFLQLPKSDMHNLCHILAHEGLSDKVYSLTAELVKKIALVAIPHRNFFAVELADLANHLSSSAITELLILRNSNVLGLGTGSMAGAPVLRVLQALSVLASVDCNKDVNADEQQSILWNLNKSLEPLWQALSDCISATETQIGQTSSFSFTVPVHDSGVMAGPFSPTQPLPPPAQRLLPYIEAFFLLCEKLQTNQIIGQPDSNVTAREVKESAGSSSSPIHKCTGMGTMTFARIAEKHRRLLNVFIRQNPNLLEKSLSMMLKLPRLIDFDNKRAYFRSRIRQQHDQHFAVPLRISVRRAYVLEDSYNQLRLRSSQDLKGRLTVQFQGEEGIDAGGLTREWYQLLSRVTFDKGALLFTTVGNNSTFQPNPNSAYQTEHLSYFRFVGRLVAKALFDGQLLDVYFTRSFYKHILGVKVTYHDIEAVDPDYYKNLKWMLENDVSDIPDLTFSIDADEEKHILYGKNQVTDYELIPGGRNIRVTEETKHEYVDLVAEHILTTAIRPQINSFLEGFNELVPRELVSIFNDKELELLLSGLPEIDIDDLQANTEYTGYSAASIVIQWFWEVVKSFNKEDMARLLQFVTGTSKVPLEGFKALQGISGPQRFQIHKAYGTPKRLPSAHTCFNQLDLPEYSSREQLEERLLLAIHEASEGFGFG; via the exons ATGAAGTTCAAGAAGAGAAGGGTTTTGGAGGTG CCTTCACATATAACATTCTTTATCAACAATGTCATTTCTGCTGCTTTTGAGAATATAGAAGAACTACTAAAGGACTTCAGATGGGAGTTTGATAAG GGAGATTTTCATCACTGGATCGACCTTTTTAATCATTTTGACTCATTTTTTGAGAAGCACATAAAACCAAGAAAGGATTTGCAGTTTGAAGACAACTTTCTTAATGCAGATCCATTATTTCCTAGGGATGCAGTTCTTCAGATTCTTCGGGTTATGAGAGTTATCTTGGATAATTGTACGAACAAGCACTTCTACAGTTCATTTGAA CAGCATCTATCTTTGCTTCTCGCTTCAACTGATGCAGATATTGTTGAAGCAAGCCTTCAAACCTTGGCTGCATTCTTGAAAAAAACAGTAGGGAAGTGCTATATTCGAGATGCCTCTTTGAGATTGAAGTTGTTCGCACTCTCACAAGGCTGGGGAGGGAAGGAAGATGGGCTTGGATTAGTTGCTTGCTCTTTGCCAAATGGGTGTGATTCAGTGGCTTATGATATTGGTTCCACACTTCATTTTGAATTCTATTCAGTTGGCgaatcatcaaaaaattctcatacCACAGAATATGTGAACCAGGGGTGGCAAGTCATTCATCTACCTGGCATCAGTAATGACAATGAGGATGTTCTTCAAATTATGCAGAAGTTAGTGAGGAGCTACAACATACCTTCCAATCTATGCTTTTCCCTATCAACAAGATTAAGATTTGCGAAAGCTTTTGGTTCCTTAACTGCTCGACGTCAGTTCATTCGTATCCGCTTGTATGCCTTCAATCTTCTTGTTCAAGCAAGTAATAATGCCGATGACTTGGCaacattttttaataatgcaccGGAGTTTATTGGTGAAATGCTATCTTTATTAGGCTATGAAGATGAAATTCCCGAAGACATTCGAATTTTAGGGATTCAGTCATTGGTTGCTCTCCACCAAGATCGAAGTTACCAACCTATGGTTCTGTCTTCCGTGTCCGCTGGTGGTCATCGTGGGACCCTCCCTAGTCTTATGCAGAAGGCAGTAGATTCTGTTACCAGTGGTTCCATGACGTTCTCTATTGTTTTTGCTGAAGCACTGTTGTCTCTTATATCCATATTGGTCTCATCTACTCCAGGTTCTTTGGCTCTGCAGGAAGGAGGATTTATACCTAGTATTTTACCCCTTCTTAAGGATACTAATGCCCAGCACCTTCATCTTGTTAGTACTGCAGTTCGTGTAATTGAAGGTTTCTTGGATTATCATAATCCTTCTTTGGCATTATTTAGAGATTTAGGTGGTTTAGATAATGCCATTGCACGACTTAAGGTTGAAGTTACACATGTTGAGAGAGGAGCAAATGACACTGGGGAGAAATTATTGCAAGATAGCAAGGGCAAACAAATCATCAGCAGTTTATCTGAGCTAGAGAGGCAAAGTTTTTCTTCAGAAAGCATGGTTACACATGATCGACGGTCACTCATAAAAGCATTGCTTCGCACGATATCACTTGCAACATATGTTCCTGGAAGCTCCACCCGTGTTGATGGATCTGAAGAGAGCTTATTACCAACATGCTTGTCTATTATTTTCAGGAGAGCAAAAGAATTTGGTGGTGGAGTATTTTCGCTTGCTGCAAACGTCATGAGTGATATTATACACAAAGATCCCACATGCTTTTCTGTCCTTGCTGCTGCTGATGTACCTGGTGCTTTTCTTGATGCTATTGATAGTGGTGTACCCTGCTCTAGTGAAGCAATAAGTTGTATTCCACAGTGCTTAGATGCACTGTGTTTGAATAACACTGGTCTGCAACTGGTAAAAAATTGTAATGCTCTCAGGTGCCTGATAAAAATCTTTACTTCTGCTTCATATTTAAGAGCGCTCAATGACCAATCATTAGAAGTCCTGTCTAATGGGTTGGATGAATTAATGCGTCATTCATCTTTGCTGCGTGCTTCTGGTGTTGATGTGCTTATTGAGATCCTCAATACAATTTTAAGATATGGATCTTGTTCGGAGTCTTACTCCACTGAGTCTGAGTGCTCTTCGGTTCGACTTCCAGTGGAGATTAACCTAGAAAGGGACTCTATATCACTAGGCAAAGGTGAAATGTCTGTCACTGGGAACTCAGAACAGTTGAATGAGACATCTTTTGACGGCACATCACTGATTTCTGGGTCATTTCTTCCGGAATATATTGGCAATGCTTCTCGTCTTCTTGAAGCTGTTCTTCAGAATGCAAATACTATCAATATTTTCATTGAAAGAAGGGGCATTGAAGCCCTTCTTAAGTTATTCACAGTGCAGGTTGTGCCCACTTCTGATTCTGTTAGCCAGAGCATATCCAATGCTTTTAAAAAGTTTTCATCTCAGAATTCAGCTACTTTGACTAGAGCTATATGCTCATTTATTAAGGAACATCTTAAGTTTACGAATGAACTACTGAGTTCAGTTTCTGGAACTAAGGTTGTTGAGATTGAACATCTGAAGCAGACAGAAGTGCTGAAATGTCTTTCTAGCCTGATGGGGCTGCTGTCACTTTCCACTAATCTTTTGAAGGGATCCTCCACTATGAACTCGGAGTTGGGATCTGCAGATGCTGATATTTTGAAAGAACTTGCCAAGGCTTACAAGGAAGTTATTTGGCAGATATCTTTGTGTAGTGACTCATCTGATGGTCAGCGGGCTGCTAATCAGGAAATTGGCAATGTAGATGCATCTGCATCGGCATCTGATATTACTGGAagggatggtgatgatgatggaaaTACTGTTCCTGTAGTCCAGTATATGAACACTGTCTCTATAAGGAATAGTTTTGCATCTCGTTGGAGGACTGAACGTGATCTTTCTTCCATCCCTCATTCTTCTGGAACTTTGCACCGTCATGCTCGTCATTCATTGTCCCGTGCACGTGGTGGAAGAATTTATAGGCAGTTAGATCCATCACAGACAGATTCAGAAGGGTCTGCTAGCACACTAGAGAACTACCATATTCAAGATGTTAAGAGCAAAAGTGCAGATTTTGTCGTACCTGAACTTTTGAGGAAACTTGGTCTTGCAATCCGATCCTTTCTTGTTACCATTGTGAAAGGATTATCTGCTCGACGGGGAGATTCCAGTTCCCTCAGTCTTTTCTCAAAGAATCTAGTGACAGCTGTTGCGAAACTTTTTCTTGATGCTCTTAGTTATCCAGGGCATTCCACTTCTGGCCTTGAATTGACATTATCTGTGAAATGCCGTTATCTTGGGAAAGTTGTCGAAGATATTGTTGCTATTATCGTGGATAAACGCCGCACATGCAGTACTGCACTGGTGAACAGCTTCTATGTAAATGGAACATTTAAAGAGCTTCTGACTACATTTGAGGCAACTAGCCAGCTGCTTTGGACACTGCCTTTCTCTATTCTGGCTGCCACGACAGATCAAGGGAGTTTTAGTGTTGAGAAAGTATCTCATAGGTCATGGCTTCTGGATACATTGCAAACTTATTGCTGCTTGCTAGCATATCATGTCAATTCATCATTATTGTTATCCTCAGCCTCATCTTCTGATATTCAGCTGCTCGTTCAGCCTGTTGCCGCAGGGCTTTCAATTGGTCTTTTCCCTGTGCCAAGGGATCCTGAGTTATTTGTTCGAATGCTGCAATCACAAGTCTTGGATGTAATACTTCCTATATGGAACCACCCTATGTTCCCCAATTGCAGTCCATCTTTCATTACTTCTGTGAACTCTATTCTGACTTACATATATTTGGGGGTTGGACATGTGAAGCATGGTCGCAATGATATCATAGGAAGCACCGGTCGAAGATTTACCAGTCCTTCACTTGATGAATCGGCAATTTCAACCATAGTTGAGATGGGTTTTTCTAGGGCTCGTGCTGAGGAAGCTTTGAGAAGTGTGGGCGCCAATAGTGTTGAGATGGCAATGGATTGGTTATTCAGTCATCCTGAGGAAATTGTTCAGGAGGATGTTCAGCTAGCACAGGCACTTGCTCTCTCACTGGGAAATACATTTGAATCATCCAAAGAAGACAATAATGAAATGACGATAAATGCATATTTAGAGAATAAGCAAGAGGCACCCCCCGTAGATGATGTTCTTGCCTTGTCAGTCAAGTTGTTACATTGTAGTGATGTGATGGTCTTTTCATTGACAGATCTATTTCTGGCACTTTGTCGTAGAAACAACAGTGAAGATCGTCCACGGGTAGTTCTTTTTCTTGTTCAGCAGCTTAAGTTTTGTCCTTCAGATTTTTCCGATGACACAGGTGCACTCTGTCCAATTTCACATATACTGTCATTACTTCTTCATGAAGATAGTAGCACTCGGGAATCAGCTGCAGAGAATGGTCTCATTCTTGTCGTTCTGGATATACTATCCAAATTTAAATCAAGGAATGAGTCTAGATATGGTACTGCAGCAACAAAAGCTGTAAGCTCTTTGTTGCTTGTAGTTGATAATATGGCACAGTCCAGACCCAAATTTATTTCAGGAGCTGCTGATGGAGCTGGTAAATCTCTATCTGATTTATCTGGAGCAGGTATGTCTTTTGCAAATTCAACAGCTATTACTGACAAAGAATCTGCTGTAGATGACTGTGAGAAAGAATCTAGTGATATTTTTGAGAAAATCTTAGGTAAATCTACTGGTTTTTTGACTCTTGAAGAAAGTCAAAGGGCACTGTCCATTGCCTGTGAATTCATAAAACAGCATGTTCCAGCAATGGTTATGCAGGCTGTTCTACAATTATCTGCACGCTTAACAAAAACACATGCTTTGGCAAGTCAGTTTCTTGAAAGTGGAGGCTTGGCTGCTCTTTTTGGTCTTCCAAAATCTTGTGTGTTCCCTGGATTTGACAGTTTGGTATCTGTAATTGTTCGACATCTCATTGAAGACGCCCAAACTTTACAGACTGCCATGGAATTGGAGATGAAACAGACTCTAGTTGGTACTCATAGCCGTCATGCTGGCCGTCTTTCACCTAAGTTGTTTTTAACATCCATGGCCCCTCTGATTTCCCGAGACCCTGCGGTTTTTATGAGAGCTGCAGCTGCAATTTGTCATATAGAGTCATCAGGTGGAAGGATAAACATAGTCTtgaggaaggagaaagagaaggatAAGGACAAACTGAGAACTGCTGGAAATGAAGGTGGATTTCCATCTACTGAATCCATTCGGTTGCCTGAAAATAGACTTCATGATACACCAAGCAAATGTTCCAGGAGTCATAAGAGGGTTCCTGGGAATCTCTCTCAAGTTATTGATCAACTTTTGGAAATTATTCTAAGTCTCCCTTCactgaagaaagaggaggaaggtACTAGCTCCTCAGTTCCCATGGAAATAGATGAGCATGTTGTGAAGGTGAAGGGCAAATCAAAGATTGGTGAAATCATAATGATGGACAAGGATAATCTCTCTGAAAGATCTGCATGGCTCTCAAAGGTGACATTTGTTCTCAAGTTGTTGACTGATATTCTTCTCATGTATACACATGCTGTGGGTGTATTATTAAGACGTGATGTTGAAATATTCCAAATGCAAGGTTGTGGTCAATTAGGTGTCTCCGGACATAGTGCCATTCTTCATCATATATTGCATCATCTACTTCCATTATCCTCAGAGAGATCTTCTGAAACTTCAGATGAATTGAATGATAAGCTTTCTGAAAAAGCATCTTGGTTTTTGGTTGTGCTGTGTGGTAAATCTACTGAGGGTCGCAGACGAGTTATTTCTGAAATTTTGAGAGCATTATTATCTTTCCTTGATGAAGGGCCCAATACCTCTAAATCCTTATTGATACCTGACAAGCAACTTTTAACTTTTGTTGAGTTGATAAATTCTATTTTATCTAGAAATTCTTCTTCTAGCAACTTACCTGGCCCTGGATGCTCACCTGATATTGCAAAAGCCATGATAGATGGAGGAATGGCGCGTTCTCTTTCCTGCATCCTTCAAGTTATCGATTTAGACCACCCAAATGCTCCAAAGGTTGTAAACCTGATAGTCAAGGCTCTGGAAAATCTCACGAGGGCTGCCAATGCTGATCAAGTTGTTAAGTTGGATGGACTTGCAAAGAAAAGATCAACCTTGCCACGAGGAAGAACTGGAGATCATCCTAATGCAGGGACTGAAAATGCTAATAATGACCAAAATGAAAATTATGAAGCGACTGCTGCCAGTCAACGTGCTGATCAGCTGCATCCTGAATCTTCTCATGATGAGATGAACCacgatgtaaatcaagattcacgTATGGATCAAAATACCAGAGTAAATGTGGAAGAGAATCAAACAATAAATCCACATGATGGGTTGGAATTTATGCATGAGGAGATGGAAGAAGTTGGTGGAACACCTAACACAAACGAGATTGGATTGACTTTTCAGGATGATCACCAGAATATTGATGATATGAGCTATGAGGATGAGGATGTTGGTGAAGATATtgaagatgatgaagaagatgatgatcaGGATGATGAAGAGGATGTCGCAGAAGATGGTGCTGCTTTGTCATTAGCTGATACAGATATGGAGGATCATGATGACAATGACAATGGTATAGGTGATGAGTATAATGATCACAtgattgatggagaagatggtcatTTTCCTGATAATCCTGTTATAGAAGTTAGGTGGAGGGAAAGTTTGACTGGTTTAGATCACTTGCGAGTTCTGAGGGGACCTGTCACTGCAAGTGCTTTTATTGACATTGCTGAGGATCCGTTTCAGGGTTTGGATTCTGCTGACTTGTATCATCTTCACCGTCCATTTGGTTTAGACCACAGTCGTCAGGGTAGTAATAGGACTTCTGAACTTTCAAGGCTGGATGCAACTGCCTTTCGACATCCCCTACTTATGAGACCATCACATTCAGTGGAGCTGTCAACTTCATTGTGGTCGACTAATGGGAGCTCTTCCAGAGATTTGAATTCATCTTTTGCAGGTTTAGGTTCATCTCCTCTCAACATATTTGATGCTACAGTTCCATCTGAGCATGCTgctggtgctgctatttttggtGACCGTTTGGATGGTGCTGCACACCCACATTTAATTGATTTTTCACGTGGCATGGACTTTAGCCATATTACCTCCAGAAGGGGGCCTGGTGATAATCGTTGGACTGATGATGGCCAGCCTCAAGCAGGGGGGCATGCTTCTGCAATCGCTCAGGCAGTAGAGGACCAATTTCTGGCTCACTTGCGTGCTGCAATTTCTGTTGATAACCCTCAAGCTATGGGAAAATCTGAGTGTGCAAACCAGGTTAATCGACAGCCGCAGCTATTAGATGTTAATGTCCAAGCGCTTGAAACAACTAATCTTGATACTCTATCAACTGAGAACCAACAGCAAGACTCAGGGATCATTTCAGATCATCAGCTTGTGAATTTACCATTAGAAGGTTATTCTTGTCCTCCTGATTCATCCCATGAAATTGTTGTACAGCAGGTTGCCATTGCGGAGGACAGTCGAGAGACAACTGAAATAAGGCAGAGCATTCCTTATAATTTGAAtatcacaaataataataatagtgagACTATCACATCAATGGTTGCTGTTTTTGAAGTTGATTTATCAACCACTGCCTTGCCAGTTATGCATCCAGTGCAAAATGCTACTGAAATACTTGATGATTCTCATGATCCAGAATTTCACAATGAATGTGAACCAGTGCATTCATCTCTTGGGAGCCCTTCCGGTGGTCAGGGCCTCATCTCTTCTGGCTCTGGCATACAAGAACTGAGTGATGCTTATGCTGGTTCAGCTCCTGGAAGTGCTGATGTTCACATAAATGGTCTAAATGCTGTTCAGAATCAATATGATGATGCTCTACCTTCAAATGGTGGAGTATCTGTTTGTCGAAATATAGAAGTTCCTGAGCAAGCTACTCAGGCTAATCGAATAAATTCTAGCAATGAGGCTTCTAGCACAAATGCAATTGATCCAACCTTTCTTGAGGCACTTCCAGTGGATCTCCGTGCTGAAGTTCTAGCTTCCCAGCAAGCTTCCCAGCCCACTCAAGCTACCCTAGCTGCAACTTATGCTCCACCACCTACGGAAGAAATAGATCCTGAATTTTTGGCTGCTCTTCCTCCAGATattcaagctgaagttttggctcaGCAACAAGTACAAAGAAATGCACAGTTTCAGCAAGCTGAAGGGCAACCAGTGGAAATGGACAATGCTTCCATTATAGCTACTTTCCCCCCTGAACTACGTGAAGAG GTACTCCTTACCTCACCTGAAGCAGTTTTGTCCCGTCTACCTCCAGCTTTGATCGCTGAGGCCCAAATGCTCAGGGATAGACGGAACAACAGTCGCTATCATTATCGAAGCACCCTTTTTGGGGGCAGCCATAGACTTGATGGCAGGAGATTAGCTGCTAATAGGCAAACAGTAATGGATAGAGGTGTGGGAGTAACAATTGGTCGAAGAGTGCTTTCTCCAAATCCAAATACTTCAAAGGTCAAAGAGGTTGAAGGGACGCCTTTGCTAGATGCAGATGCTATGAAGGCTCTCATTCGTCTATTAAGATTAGCTCAG CCCATCAGCAAAGGCCTTCTTCAAAGACTTCTATTGAATCTATGTGCACATACTGTTACCCGTAATATTCTGGTCAGCCATCTAGTTGATATGATTAGGCTTGAAGCTGATGGGCCAGGTCAGTCAATTGCGTCAACTTCACAGCGGCTTTATGGATGTCGATGGGATGTTGTCTATGGCCGACCTCATCACTCTAATG GTCTTCCTCCCTTTGTTACACGCCGACTCCTCGAAATTTTAACATATCTGGCAAAAAATAATTTGTCTGTTGCAAGTGTTCTTTTCTATTTTGATCCATCATCAGCTGTGGAATCTACTCTTGTTGAATATTCAGAGAATAAAAGGGAGAAAGGTAAAGAGAAGACTGTTGTCACAAATACCCTTTTGGATACTATGGAAACTTCAGCTAAGGGCTTTTCACCTCTAATATTACTTCTAAAGCTTCTGGACAGGCCATTATTTTTGCGCAGCAATGTGCATCTTGAACAG GTCATGTGCTTGCTCCAAGTAGTGGTAAACAATGCTGTCTCAGAAATCGATTGTGAACCTCACTTTGGACAAGCTCCAGGATGTtctgagagagaggcagcagctctAACTTCTTCCGATAGCAAACATGATAATTTGACTTCTGAACAGAATCTTGGTCTGGAGATGAACCCAAAACCTAGTGCTGAGGCATCATCTTTGAGTTTGAAAAGTTCTGTAAACCGACATGACATTTTTTTACAGCTTCCCAAATCGGATATGCACAATTTATGCCATATCCTTGCACATGAAGG ACTTTCAGACAAAGTATATTCACTTACTGCTGAGTTAGTGAAGAAAATAGCATTGGTTGCTATTCCCCACCGAAATTTTTTTGCAGTTGAGTTAGCCGATTTAGCTAATCACTTGAGCTCTTCTGCTATAACCGAGCTCTTAATTTTAAGGAATTCAAATGTGTTGGGACTTGGCACTGGTTCTATGGCTGGAGCTCCAGTCTTGCGTGTACTACAAGCACTCAGTGTACTTGCTTCAGTTGATTGCAATAAAGATGTAAATGCTGATGAGCAACAGTCCATATTGTGGAATCTAAATAAATCACTTGAGCCACTGTGGCAAGCACTAAGCGACTGCATAAGTGCAACTGAAACACAGATAGGGCAGACATCATCTTTCTCATTTACAGTACCAGTACATGATTCTGGAGTAATGGCTGGTCCTTTCTCCCCTACGCAGCCTCTCCCTCCTCCTGCACAAAGACTATTACCATACATAgaagctttttttcttttatgtgaaaAGCTTCAAACAAATCAGATTATTGGGCAGCCAGATAGCAATGTTACTGCAAGAGAAGTCAAAGAATCTGCTGGGAGCTCATCGTCACCTATCCACAAGTGCACTGGAATGGGCACCATGACATTTGCAAGGATTGCTGAGAAGCATCGGCGCCTTCTTAATGTCTTCATCAGACAGAACCCAAATTTGCTTGAAAAGTCACTTTCAATGATGTTAAAACTTCCAAGGCTCATTGATTTTGACAACAAAAGGGCATATTTTCGCTCACGTATCAGGCAACAGCATGATCAGCACTTTGCTGTTCCTTTGAGGATAAGTGTTCGCCGAGCTTATGTCTTGGAGGATTCCTACAATCAGTTGCGACTGCGCTCCAGTCAGGACTTGAAGGGACGCTTGACAGTTCAATTTCAAGGAGAGGAAGGGATTGATGCTGGTGGCTTGACCAGGGAATGGTACCAATTGCTTTCAAGGGTCACTTTTGATAAAGGAGCTTTACTTTTTACTACAGTTGGGAACAATTCAACTTTCCAGCCCAACCCCAATTCTGCTTACCAGACCGAACATCTTTCTTATTTCAGATTTGTGGGTCGTTTG GTCGCCAAAGCTTTATTTGATGGGCAACTGTTGGATGTGTACTTCACCCGTTCCTTTTACAAGCATATTCTTGGTGTAAAAGTGACTTATCATGACATAGAGGCTGTTGATCCTGACTATTACAAGAACTTAAAGTGGATGCTTGAG AATGATGTAAGCGACATTCCAGACTTGACATTCAGCATAGATGCGGATGAGGAAAAACACATCCTTTATGGAAAAAACCAG GTCACTGACTATGAGCTTATCCCTGGAGGAAGGAATATCAGAGTAACTGAAGAAACTAAGCATGAGTATGTGGACCTCGTGGCTGAACACATATTGACAACAGCTATTCGTCCTCAAATTAATTCTTTCCTTGAAGGCTTCAATGAATTAGTTCCTAGGGAACTTGTCTCAATATTCAATGACAAGGAGCTTGAACTCCTATTAAGTGGGCTTCCAGAAATTGACA TTGATGATTTGCAAGCCAACACTGAGTATACTGGATACTCAGCTGCATCTATTGTCATTCAATGGTTCTGGGAAGTTGTTAAATCCTTTAACAAGGAGGACATGGCGAGACTACTTCAATTTGTAACCGGAACATCAAAG GTCCCCTTAGAAGGCTTTAAAGCATTGCAGGGTATATCTGGTCCCCAGCGATTTCAGATTCATAAGGCATATGGTACTCCCAAAAGGCTGCCCTCTGCACATACCTG TTTTAACCAATTAGATCTACCAGAATATTCCTCTAGGGAACAATTAGAGGAACGCCTGCTGCTTGCAATCCATGAAGCTAGTGAAGGCTTTGGTTTTGGTTAA